GCAGTTGACACACCTTCAGCTACCTACAGCATGTACTAATCATATTAATAGCCAGATTTTAAGCGTCAACAGCCAGTTTAAAACTTTACAAGAACCTGATTCATGGAACTGAGTATATCTTCAAGTTTCTCCCCAGATCCAAGACGAACTCcaactcttttatttcttgaaAGATTTACAAAACATGTAAGCATGATGTCCCCAGTTCCAGATAGACCAGTAATTGTTGCTGGCTTTCCACCTATCTAAGGATATGTAGCAAAAGATTTGTTAGATAACACAGTTATTTATCTGAATAACCAACATGGTGCTTATCAACATTCTAGCCAAAAGAGAAAGAGAAACGATAAAATTGAAGCAGGTCAAATCTTCATAGCTAATGTTGGAGGCTCGAGGGGCAACATGGATTATACCTTTGTTGCTAGCCATCGTATCTCAGAACAACCTTGTGCTACAAGAGCTGCCATGGAATTATTACCAAGATTCATGCCTTCAACAATCCCAGCAGCAATCGCAAGTACATTCTTAAGGGCACCTGCAATTTCAACCCCTGTAACATCCCTGAGGTTATCAGAGGTTACAACCTGAGCATATGCACATCAATAGTTACCTTAACTCTCGACCACCAATATGATCaaccatatgaaaatggcattatGCAGACCTAAAATATAGATCTGGCGACACAGTTATTGAGCAGAGTGCGAAAAAATTGGAATATGTGATTCGGAAGCTATTAAATTAGAACCTCATCACAGGAACAGAAAAATAGTAATCGAATATGCAGCGCAGCAGCAGTGATGGAGATACTTGAGGGAACAAGAGAACCATAAACAGTGTCTCATGTATTATACAAAATCTTTGTTAGTTTGATACAACGAAGATCCTCTACCTTGAAGTGCTGATCCGTAAATGACTACAAGACAATAGCTGCTGAACAGCATGGGCCAATTTTTTGTCTTTTGATGCCACCACCATTGCTGCAAAGCAGAAAGGAATAGTAGTAACCCAAGATATATGAATTGGTTGAAGGTATTACAAGAATATAGTTTATCATAAACAACCAAGTTACCTGTTGGTAGTTTGTTCATTAATTCCAACGCAAAGGAAGGCCCTGATAGTGCAATAAAAGGTTGGCGAGGGTTCTTTAATGCTTGAGGAATGATTTGAGACATCATCCTCAATGTATTGAGCTCTAAGCCTTTGCTAAGAGATATAAATGGTAAGCCAGGATCAACATGCTCTGCAATTCCTTCGAGAAAGGACGTACTAAACTGCAACACAGGAGGCAAGATTCAGGCACTTGTCCCATGGTAAAAAATAAGCATCAACATAATACAATGGCTTGACAGACCTGCACAGGTACAGCATGAAGGCAATAATCTGCCCCAAGCAAAGCAGTTTTGGCATCAGAAGTTGCAGTCACATTTTCTGGTAGCTTGTGTTCAGGGAAGTACTTACTGACAACAGAGAAGACAAATAATGTTCCAGTATCAATAAAATTCTATGTTTAACACCATATAGTAAATTGCAATGAAATTCAAGCAATGTGAATAAGAAAACCCACTAATTAAAATGGTTCTCATTAATAGACCGGCAAACCGCAGGATCACGTACAAGCATACTAACTTCCATTTGTGCCTTCCTGTTAGCAACATGAGCCGCCATTGCAGTCCCAAAAGATCCCCCTCCTAGCACCACCACCTTCAAGCCAAATTAAAAATGTAGACTAAACAGATTAGTCCATTATACACAATTGAATATAGCATTCAAATTCAAGAATAACAGCTGAACTAGATATCTCCTTAGCCCTTACCATATTGTAATCATATACAGATTCTCTTCTTTTACATGAAAGCATTCCTTTCAATCTCATcatttatattttctttcattaaattaaatttctaagCCTAAAATATCGAATGCATGTAAAATGACCACGAGAGGGGGGGGAGGCTTGCAATGAAATCTatcaaaacaaaacccaaaattcCTAAAGACATCATGAGCACAGCCAACAGAAAGAAAAACCTTTTTAGTTCGTTCAAGAACATCAGTTTTGGCCTTGGAGCGCCAAGAACGAGACCATCTAACAAGCTTCTCCCAAGCATTGCGGGCCACTTT
The sequence above is drawn from the Gossypium hirsutum isolate 1008001.06 chromosome A05, Gossypium_hirsutum_v2.1, whole genome shotgun sequence genome and encodes:
- the LOC107962228 gene encoding glycerol-3-phosphate dehydrogenase [NAD(+)] 2, chloroplastic, with the translated sequence MEALLEPVFVFKLNPSFTSKNPYTVHFPNLPKIPSKPLVVATCCAGTPSPSPLLPQDSDQNPLQLSPDRTRDRRKVARNAWEKLVRWSRSWRSKAKTDVLERTKKVVVLGGGSFGTAMAAHVANRKAQMEVSMLVRDPAVCRSINENHFNYKYFPEHKLPENVTATSDAKTALLGADYCLHAVPVQFSTSFLEGIAEHVDPGLPFISLSKGLELNTLRMMSQIIPQALKNPRQPFIALSGPSFALELMNKLPTAMVVASKDKKLAHAVQQLLSCSHLRISTSRDVTGVEIAGALKNVLAIAAGIVEGMNLGNNSMAALVAQGCSEIRWLATKIGGKPATITGLSGTGDIMLTCFVNLSRNKRVGVRLGSGEKLEDILSSMNQVAEGVSTAGAVIALAQKYNVKMPVLTAVARIMDSELTPKKAVLELMSLPQVEEV